A single genomic interval of Cucumis sativus cultivar 9930 chromosome 7, Cucumber_9930_V3, whole genome shotgun sequence harbors:
- the LOC101203079 gene encoding probable sulfate transporter 3.4, producing MGINSNRVENLECRETVLTMPADAMPEPSRPEIEIHKVCLPPEQTTFQKLKHKLSEVFFPDDPFHRFKNQTTLRKLLLGLQFLFPVFQWGPEYTLALFKSDVVSGLTIASLSIPQGISYAKLANLPPIIGLYSSFVPPLIYSILGSSRHLAVGPVSIASLVMGSMITEAVSYNEHPTLYLKLAFTATFFAGVFQASLGLLRLGFVIDFLSKATLVGFMAGAAVIVSLQQFKGLLGIAHFTTKMQFIPVMSSVFHRKDEWSWQTIVLGFIFLLFLLGTRHISIKKPKLFWISAAAPLTSVILSTILVFLLRTKFPGISVIGHLPKGVNPPSLNMLYFTGPQLVLAIKTGIITGILSLTEGIAVGRTFAGLKNYQVDGNKEMMAIGFMNVAGSCSSCYVTTGSFSRSAVNYNAGAQTAVSNVVLSAAVLITLLFLMPLFHYTPNFILAAIIITAVIGLIDYQAACKLWKVDKLDFLACVCSFFGVLFISVPLGLAIAVGVSVFKILLHVTRPNTMVLGNISGTHIFQNLDRYRDASRVPSFLILAIDSPIYFANSTYLQERILRWVREEEERIKSTEDSPLKCVILDMTAVTSIDTSGIETVCELKKILMKKSLQFVLANPGGNVMEKLYNSKALEQFEFNGLYLSVGEAVKDISSLWKRPLS from the exons ATGGGAATCAATTCCAACCGAGTTGAAAATTTGGAATGTCGTGAAACGGTGTTGACGATGCCGGCTGACGCAATGCCGGAGCCGTCTCGACCCGAGATTGAGATTCATAAAGTTTGTTTACCTCCCGAGCAAACTACGTTTCAGAAACTTAAGCATAAGCTATCCGAGGTGTTCTTTCCTGATGACCCGTTTCATAGATTCAAGAACCAAACGACGCTTAGGAAATTGCTTTTAGGCCTTCAATTTCTCTTCCCGGTTTTTCAGTGGGGCCCTGAGTATACCCTCGCTCTTTTCAAGTCTGATGTCGTTTCTGGTCTTACAATTGCTAGCCTTTCTATTCCTCAG GGAATAAGCTATGCGAAACTAGCAAATTTGCCTCCAATCATCGGATTAT ATTCAAGTTTTGTGCCTCCGCTCATATATTCTATCCTTGGGAGCTCTAGGCATCTTGCTGTTGGGCCAGTATCAATTGCCTCTTTGGTCATGGGATCGATGATTACTGAGGCGGTCTCTTATAATGAACACCCAACTCTGTATCTTAAGTTGGCTTTTACTGCTACCTTCTTTGCTGGTGTATTCCAAGCATCTTTAGGCTTGTTAAG GTTGGGCTTTGTAATTGATTTTCTGTCAAAGGCTACTTTAGTTGGCTTCATGGCTGGTGCAGCAGTTATTGTGTCATTGCAACAATTCAAAGGGTTGCTTGGAATTGCCCATTTCACCACCAAAATGCAATTTATTCCTGTCATGTCTTCTGTTTTTCATCGCAAAGATGAG TGGTCCTGGCAAACTATTGTTTTAGGCTTCATTTTCCTACTGTTTCTTCTGGGAACAAGGCATATA AGCATCAAGAAACCAAAGCTTTTCTGGATTTCAGCAGCAGCTCCACTGACATCAGTTATTTTGTCCACAATTTTGGTCTTCTTGCTGAGAACAAAATTTCCTGGAATCTCAGTG ATTGGTCATTTGCCCAAGGGTGTCAATCCTCCATCTCTCAACATGCTGTACTTTACTGGTCCTCAGTTGGTACTTGCCATTAAAACTGGCATTATAACTGGAATTCTCTCACTCACC GAAGGAATTGCCGTTGGAAGGACGTTTGCTGGTTTGAAAAACTATCAAGTGGATGGGAATAAGGAAATGATGGCTATTGGTTTTATGAACGTGGCTGGATCTTGTTCTTCATGCTATGTCACTACAG GATCATTTTCTCGGTCTGCTGTGAACTACAATGCCGGGGCACAAACAGCAGTTTCTAACGTTGTGTTGTCTGCAGCTGTGCTCATAACATTGTTGTTTCTGATGCCATTGTTCCATTATACTCCAAATTTCATCCTAGCAGCCATCATTATAACAGCAGTAATTGGGTTAATTGATTACCAAGCAGCCTGTAAGTTGTGGAAAGTTGACAAGCTCGATTTTTTGGCTTGtgtttgttctttctttgGCGTTCTTTTCATCTCCGTTCCATTGGGCCTTGCCATCGCA GTTGGAGTCTCCGTTTTCAAGATTCTTCTGCATGTCACCAGGCCAAACACCATGGTTTTGGGGAATATTTCTGGGACTCATATATTCCAAAACCTTGACCGATACCGGGATGCATCAAGGGTGCCTTCATTTCTCATTCTTGCCATTGACTCTCCAATCTACTTCGCAAATTCAACATACCTACAAGAAAG AATTCTTAGGTGGGttagggaagaagaagaacggATAAAATCAACTGAAGATAGCCCACTGAAATGTGTAATCCTAGACATGACAG CTGTAACATCCATAGATACAAGTGGTATAGAAACAGTATGCGAGCttaaaaagatattgatgAAAAAATCATTGCAG TTTGTGCTAGCAAATCCTGGTGGAAACGTGATggaaaaactatataattcAAAGGCATTGGAGCAGTTCGAGTTCAACGGTCTCTACCTCTCAGTTGGAGAAGCTGTAAAGGACATTTCTTCTTTATGGAAGAGGCCGCTGTCATAA
- the LOC101220911 gene encoding protein SYS1 homolog encodes MFYGAVVWDPWLIVAQIVCLQCFYYLTLGILLATLVGTRVSRISLVYFFDYATISVSTATGWCVIASFLLSAIAGAGYLVYLIERAKKCLDFAATLYIFHLFICIIYGGWPSSMTWWVVNGTGLVVMSLLGEYLCIKRELREIPITRLRSNV; translated from the exons ATGTTCTATGGTGCAGTGGTATGGGACCCTTGGCTCATTGTTGCCCAAATTGTTTGTCTTCAATGTTTCTATTACCTCACTCTTGGTATATTGCTTGCAACTTTAGTGGGGACTCGCGTTTCTCGGATCAGCCTTGTTTACTTCTTTGATTATGCTACAATATCTGTTTCTACTGCCACTGGTTGGTGTGTGATTGCTTCGTTCCTGTTAAGTGCAATTGCTGG AGCAGGTTATCTGGTTTATTTGATTGAAAGAGCAAAGAAGTGCTTAGATTTTGCAGCCACACTCTATATATTCCATCTTTTCATTTGTATCATTTATGGAGGGTGGCCTTCCTCAATGACATGGTGGGTTGTGAACGGAACTGGGCTTGTAGTCATGTCTTTACTGGGTGAATATCTGTGCATCAAACGGGAGCTTCGAGAAATTCCTATAACACGATTGCGTTCAA ATGTCTGA